Proteins encoded together in one Bacteroides ovatus window:
- a CDS encoding OmpA family protein yields the protein MKKILMLLAFAGVASVASAQQTMTVTEYEVIQVQDKYQVITNPFWSNWFFSVGGGAQVLYGNNDHIGKFRDRVAPTFNVSVGKWVTPGFGLRLQYSGLQAKGFTTSENANYVVGGPREDGSYKQRWDYMNLHGDLMINLNALFGGYNPNRVYEIIPYIGAGWAHAYSRPHTNSATFNAGIINRFRLSNAVDLNLELSATGLEGKFDGEHGGKPDYDGILGATIGVTYYFPTRGFQRPVPQIISELELNQMRNQMNAMAAANMQLQQQLANAQQPVEVEDTEEVVITDTNIAPRTVFFKIGSDKLSPQEEMNLSYLASKIKESPNTTYTINGYADSATGTPAFNQKLSLERAQVVKDLLVKKYGISADRLKVAAGGGVDKFGQPILNRVVLVESAQ from the coding sequence ATGAAAAAGATTCTGATGTTGCTGGCATTTGCCGGCGTTGCGTCTGTCGCTTCTGCGCAGCAGACAATGACTGTAACTGAATACGAAGTGATTCAGGTGCAAGATAAATATCAAGTAATAACTAATCCTTTCTGGAGTAACTGGTTCTTCTCTGTAGGAGGAGGTGCCCAGGTATTGTATGGAAACAATGACCATATCGGTAAGTTCAGAGATCGTGTTGCTCCCACATTTAACGTGTCTGTTGGTAAATGGGTAACTCCGGGATTCGGATTGCGTTTGCAGTACAGCGGATTACAAGCCAAAGGATTTACCACCAGCGAAAATGCTAATTATGTGGTTGGCGGTCCGAGAGAAGATGGTTCTTACAAACAAAGATGGGACTACATGAACTTGCATGGTGATTTGATGATTAACCTGAATGCACTTTTCGGTGGATACAATCCGAACCGTGTATATGAAATTATCCCTTATATTGGTGCCGGTTGGGCTCATGCTTATTCTCGTCCTCACACTAACTCCGCTACTTTCAATGCAGGTATTATCAACCGTTTCCGTTTGTCGAATGCTGTTGACTTAAATCTGGAGTTGAGTGCAACAGGTCTGGAAGGCAAGTTTGACGGAGAACATGGAGGTAAACCCGATTATGATGGTATTTTAGGTGCTACCATCGGGGTGACTTATTATTTCCCGACTCGCGGATTCCAACGTCCGGTTCCACAGATTATCTCTGAACTTGAATTGAACCAGATGCGTAACCAGATGAATGCAATGGCAGCAGCTAATATGCAATTACAACAGCAGTTGGCAAATGCACAACAACCGGTTGAAGTAGAAGATACTGAAGAAGTTGTTATAACAGATACTAATATTGCTCCACGTACTGTATTCTTCAAGATCGGTTCTGATAAATTGTCTCCGCAGGAAGAAATGAACTTGTCATATCTTGCCAGCAAGATAAAAGAATCTCCGAACACTACATACACAATCAACGGATATGCAGACTCTGCAACAGGTACTCCGGCTTTCAACCAGAAGTTGAGTTTGGAACGTGCACAAGTTGTTAAAGACCTGCTCGTTAAGAAGTATGGCATCTCTGCCGATAGATTGAAAGTTGCAGCCGGTGGTGGTGTTGACAAATTCGGTCAGCCGATTCTGAACCGTGTAGTATTGGTCGAATCAGCACAGTAA
- a CDS encoding DUF2339 domain-containing protein → MDDINTVYALLVLIMFFVLLSRLDNRFGKIERELNEIKKRMDDYLKVQQRGVTEKVKPEGEALKKENEDISASPQIIEKTSTLETKQQKETVPEKQKPVVETVIREALEGTREKTVETELEDVCVEAVPRQKKQVNYEKFIGENLFGKIGILIFVIGVGFFVKYAIDKNWINETFRTVLGFLTGAVLLAVAERLQKKYRTFSSLLAGGAFAVFYLTVAIAFHYYHIFSQTMAFIILIGVTVFMSVLSVVYNRRELAIISLVGGFLAPFIVSSGEGSYLVLFTYVSILNLGMFGLSIYKKWGELPMISFVFTWLIMGIFLLFSYTSSSTVISGHLFLFTTLFYFIFLLPVFSILRGEDMRTMSRGLVFVIITNNFIYLLSGALFLRNMGWSFKASGLLSLFIALVNLGLVLWLWKSRKDYKFLVYTTLGLVLTFVSITVPIQLDGNYITLVWASEMVLLLWLYIKSRIRVYEYAAKILVGLTFISYLMDIYNVVMHEHHAVSTIFLNSSFATSLFVGLAMGAFALLMGYYRPFFSTARQLKYGFWNPFMLFVSVAILYYTFMMEFHLHFEGATRSGAMFLFTAIAISSVCYAFRKRFPITQYLTFYMLAIGINTLVYIINIWGDQWENMAFVPVVLRWFTAAFVIANICYVARQYYLLIGIKSRFTIYLNILVTLLWVTMVRSFLWQVGVDDFSAGLSLSLSIAGFVQMGLGMRLHQKVMRMISLSTFGIVLLKLVFDDLWAMPTIGKIIVFIILGLILLILSFLYQKLKDVLFKNDEDEVS, encoded by the coding sequence ATGGACGATATAAATACCGTATACGCACTACTCGTTTTAATTATGTTTTTTGTTTTATTGAGTAGGCTGGATAATCGTTTTGGGAAGATAGAAAGAGAACTGAACGAGATAAAAAAACGGATGGATGATTATCTCAAAGTTCAGCAAAGAGGGGTTACTGAAAAGGTAAAGCCTGAAGGAGAAGCATTGAAAAAGGAAAACGAAGATATCTCTGCATCACCTCAAATAATAGAAAAAACTTCGACACTAGAGACTAAACAGCAAAAAGAAACTGTACCGGAAAAACAGAAGCCGGTTGTTGAAACAGTTATCCGTGAGGCACTGGAAGGAACACGTGAAAAGACGGTTGAAACAGAATTGGAAGATGTTTGTGTTGAGGCTGTTCCAAGACAAAAGAAACAAGTGAACTATGAGAAGTTCATCGGTGAGAATCTCTTCGGAAAGATCGGTATCCTTATATTCGTCATCGGTGTAGGTTTCTTTGTGAAGTATGCTATTGATAAGAATTGGATCAATGAGACTTTCCGTACCGTACTTGGTTTCCTGACGGGAGCTGTATTGCTGGCCGTTGCCGAACGGTTGCAAAAGAAATATCGTACATTTAGCTCGTTACTTGCGGGTGGCGCTTTTGCTGTATTCTATCTTACGGTTGCCATTGCATTCCATTATTATCATATCTTCTCGCAGACTATGGCGTTTATCATTCTGATAGGCGTCACTGTATTTATGTCTGTTCTGTCTGTGGTGTACAATCGGCGTGAACTGGCCATCATTTCACTTGTCGGAGGATTTCTTGCACCTTTCATCGTAAGCAGTGGAGAGGGAAGTTATCTGGTACTGTTCACTTATGTAAGTATCCTGAATCTCGGTATGTTCGGACTTTCCATTTATAAGAAGTGGGGTGAGCTTCCGATGATCTCATTTGTCTTTACCTGGCTGATAATGGGAATCTTTCTTTTATTTAGCTATACCTCCAGTTCTACAGTTATTTCGGGGCACTTGTTTTTGTTTACCACTCTGTTTTATTTTATCTTTCTACTTCCGGTGTTCTCTATTCTTCGTGGGGAAGATATGCGAACAATGAGTCGGGGGCTGGTATTCGTCATTATAACGAATAACTTTATTTATCTGCTTTCGGGAGCTTTGTTCTTGCGGAATATGGGATGGTCTTTCAAAGCAAGCGGTTTGTTGAGCCTGTTCATTGCTCTTGTTAATTTAGGACTGGTGCTTTGGTTATGGAAGAGCCGGAAAGACTATAAATTCCTGGTGTATACCACTCTGGGGCTTGTGTTGACATTTGTCTCTATTACCGTTCCGATTCAGTTGGATGGAAACTATATAACATTAGTTTGGGCGTCAGAAATGGTGTTATTATTATGGCTTTATATCAAGTCGAGAATCCGGGTATATGAATATGCGGCAAAGATACTGGTGGGACTCACCTTTATTTCTTACCTGATGGATATATATAATGTAGTAATGCATGAGCATCATGCTGTCAGCACTATTTTCCTGAACAGTTCATTTGCCACCTCTTTGTTTGTAGGGCTGGCTATGGGAGCATTTGCTCTGTTGATGGGGTATTATAGACCATTCTTCTCTACAGCCCGTCAACTGAAATATGGTTTCTGGAATCCTTTCATGCTTTTTGTCTCTGTAGCCATACTTTATTATACATTTATGATGGAGTTTCACCTGCATTTTGAGGGAGCTACGAGGAGCGGAGCAATGTTCTTGTTTACTGCCATTGCCATTTCGAGTGTTTGTTATGCTTTTAGAAAACGATTCCCGATCACCCAATATCTGACTTTCTATATGTTAGCTATTGGGATAAATACGCTTGTATACATCATAAATATATGGGGGGATCAATGGGAGAACATGGCTTTTGTGCCTGTTGTACTACGATGGTTCACGGCAGCATTTGTAATAGCGAATATATGCTATGTGGCACGCCAATACTATCTATTAATCGGCATCAAGAGTCGTTTCACTATTTATCTCAATATTCTGGTCACTCTTCTTTGGGTGACAATGGTACGCTCTTTCCTCTGGCAGGTAGGAGTGGATGATTTCAGTGCCGGACTTTCGCTTTCATTAAGTATTGCCGGATTTGTTCAGATGGGACTAGGGATGCGTTTGCATCAGAAAGTCATGCGCATGATAAGCCTTTCGACTTTTGGAATCGTTCTGCTTAAACTTGTATTTGATGATTTGTGGGCAATGCCTACTATCGGTAAGATCATTGTATTCATCATTCTCGGACTGATATTACTGATACTTTCATTCCTTTATCAGAAATTAAAGGATGTATTATTCAAGAATGATGAAGATGAAGTTAGCTAA
- the trpS gene encoding tryptophan--tRNA ligase, whose protein sequence is MGKEKIILTGDRPTGRLHIGHYVGSLKRRVDLQNAGDYSKMFIFIADSQALTDNIDNPEKVRQNVIEVALDYLACGIDPSKATIFIQSQIPELCELSFYYMDLVSVSRLQRNPTVKSEIQMRNFEASIPVGFFTYPISQAADITAFRATTVPVGEDQEPMLEQAREIVRRFNYIYGETLVEPEILLPDNAACLRLPGTDGKAKMSKSLGNCIYLSEEPEEIQKKIMSMYTDPGHLRVQDPGKIEGNTVFTYLDAFCLPEHFERYLPDYPNLAELKAHYQRGGLGDVKVKRFLNSIMQEILEPIRNRRKEFSKDIPAIYDMLQQGCEVARAAAAETLADVKKAMKINYFDDKELIEEQVKRFSQE, encoded by the coding sequence ATGGGAAAAGAAAAAATCATATTGACGGGCGACCGTCCTACCGGAAGACTTCATATCGGTCACTATGTAGGCTCGTTGAAACGCAGAGTTGACCTGCAAAATGCAGGTGATTATAGCAAGATGTTTATCTTCATTGCCGATTCGCAGGCATTGACAGACAATATAGACAATCCGGAGAAGGTGCGTCAGAATGTAATTGAAGTAGCCCTTGACTATCTGGCTTGTGGCATAGATCCGTCTAAAGCTACCATCTTCATACAGTCGCAAATTCCGGAATTATGCGAGCTTAGTTTCTATTATATGGACCTTGTAAGCGTATCTCGCCTGCAACGTAACCCGACTGTGAAATCGGAAATCCAGATGCGCAACTTTGAAGCAAGTATTCCTGTAGGTTTTTTCACTTATCCTATCAGCCAGGCAGCGGACATCACAGCATTCCGTGCAACAACTGTCCCTGTGGGTGAAGACCAGGAACCAATGCTTGAACAGGCTCGTGAAATCGTTCGCCGTTTCAACTATATATATGGTGAGACATTGGTAGAACCGGAAATCCTGTTGCCGGACAATGCAGCCTGCCTGCGTCTTCCGGGAACTGACGGTAAAGCTAAAATGAGTAAATCACTCGGAAACTGTATCTACCTTTCGGAAGAACCGGAAGAAATCCAGAAGAAGATCATGAGTATGTATACCGATCCGGGACATCTCCGTGTACAAGACCCGGGAAAGATTGAAGGTAACACCGTATTCACTTACCTTGACGCCTTCTGCCTCCCCGAACATTTCGAACGCTACTTACCGGATTATCCGAATCTGGCAGAATTGAAAGCACATTATCAACGCGGCGGACTGGGCGACGTAAAAGTGAAACGTTTCCTGAATTCTATTATGCAAGAAATACTCGAACCGATTCGTAATCGTCGTAAAGAGTTCAGCAAAGATATTCCAGCTATCTATGACATGCTTCAGCAAGGATGCGAAGTAGCCAGAGCTGCTGCTGCCGAGACTTTGGCAGATGTGAAAAAAGCAATGAAGATTAATTATTTCGATGACAAGGAGTTAATCGAGGAACAGGTAAAACGTTTCTCACAGGAATAA
- the carB gene encoding carbamoyl-phosphate synthase (glutamine-hydrolyzing) large subunit has product MEKEIKKVLVLGSGALKIGQAGEFDYSGSQALKALKEEGISSVLVNPNIATIQTSEGIADKVYFLPVNTYFVEEIIKKERPDGILLAFGGQTALNCGAELYTQGILDKYGVKVLGTSVEAIMYTEDRDLFVKKLNEIEMKTPVSQAVENMEDAIAAARRIGYPVMVRSAYALGGLGSGICADEEEFLKLAESSFAFSKQILVEESLKGWKEIEFEVIRDANDHCFTVASMENFDPLGIHTGESIVVAPTCSLDDKELTLLKELSTKCIRHLGIVGECNIQYAFNSDTDDYRVIEVNARLSRSSALASKATGYPLAFVAAKVALGYTLDQIGEMGTPNSAYVAPQLDYYICKIPRWDLTKFAGVSREIGSSMKSVGEIMSIGRSFEEIIQKGLRMIGQGMHGFVGNDELHFDDLDKELSRPTDLRVFAIAQAMEEGYTIERIHDLTKIDPWFLGKLKNIVDYKAKLSTYNKVEDIPADVMREAKVLGFSDFQIARFVLNPTGNMEKENLAVRAHRKSMGILPAVKRINTVASEHPELTNYLYMTYAVEGYDVNYYKNEKSVVVLGSGAYRIGSSVEFDWCSVNAVQTARKLGYKSIMINYNPETVSTDYDMCDRLYFDELSFERVLDVIDLEQPRGVIVSVGGQIPNNLAMKLYRQSVPVLGTSPISIDRAENRNKFSAMLDQLGIDQPAWMELTSLEEVKGFVEKVGYPVLVRPSYVLSGAAMNVCYDDEELENFLKMAAEVSKEYPVVVSQFLENTKEIEFDAVAQNGEVVEYAISEHVEFAGVHSGDATLVFPAQKIYFATARRIKKISRQIAKELNISGPFNIQFLARNNEVKVIECNLRASRSFPFVSKVLKRNFIETATRIMLDAPYSRPDKSAFDIDWIGVKASQFSFSRLHKADPVLGVDMSSTGEVGCIGDDFSEALLNAMIATGFKIPERAVMFSSGAMKSKVDLLDASRMLFAKGYQIYATAGTAAFLNAHGVDATPVYWPDEKPGAENNVMKMIADHKFDLIVNIPKNHSKRELTNGYRIRRGAIDHNIPLITNARLASAFIEAFCELKLGDIQIKSWQEYK; this is encoded by the coding sequence ATGGAAAAGGAAATCAAGAAAGTTCTCGTTTTGGGTTCTGGAGCACTCAAAATCGGACAAGCCGGAGAGTTCGACTACTCTGGTTCACAAGCACTGAAAGCTTTGAAAGAAGAAGGTATCAGCTCAGTATTGGTAAACCCGAACATCGCAACCATTCAGACTTCTGAAGGTATTGCCGATAAAGTGTATTTCCTTCCCGTAAATACTTATTTTGTAGAAGAAATTATCAAGAAAGAACGTCCTGATGGTATCTTGCTGGCATTCGGCGGACAGACTGCGTTGAACTGCGGTGCGGAACTCTACACACAGGGTATTCTTGATAAATACGGAGTAAAGGTGCTTGGTACATCGGTAGAAGCTATCATGTATACAGAAGACCGTGATTTGTTCGTGAAGAAACTGAACGAAATCGAGATGAAGACTCCGGTTAGCCAGGCAGTAGAAAACATGGAAGATGCCATTGCTGCTGCACGCAGAATCGGTTATCCTGTCATGGTACGTTCTGCTTATGCATTGGGTGGTCTTGGTAGCGGTATCTGTGCCGACGAAGAAGAATTCCTGAAATTGGCTGAAAGCTCCTTTGCTTTCTCTAAACAGATTCTGGTAGAAGAATCGTTGAAAGGCTGGAAAGAAATCGAATTTGAAGTGATCCGTGACGCTAACGACCATTGCTTCACAGTAGCCAGCATGGAAAACTTTGACCCGCTGGGTATCCATACCGGTGAATCCATCGTAGTGGCTCCTACCTGTTCACTGGATGATAAAGAATTGACTCTGTTGAAGGAACTTTCTACTAAATGTATCCGTCACCTCGGTATCGTGGGTGAGTGTAACATTCAGTATGCTTTCAACTCTGATACGGACGACTACCGTGTGATTGAAGTAAATGCCCGTTTGAGCCGTTCTTCTGCATTGGCGTCTAAAGCTACCGGTTATCCGTTGGCATTCGTTGCTGCTAAAGTAGCACTCGGCTATACACTCGACCAGATTGGTGAGATGGGGACTCCGAATTCTGCATACGTAGCTCCGCAACTTGACTACTATATCTGTAAAATCCCTCGTTGGGACTTGACGAAGTTTGCCGGTGTATCCCGTGAAATCGGTTCAAGCATGAAATCGGTAGGTGAAATCATGTCTATCGGTCGCTCTTTTGAAGAAATCATCCAGAAAGGTCTTCGTATGATCGGTCAGGGTATGCATGGTTTCGTAGGTAATGACGAACTGCACTTTGATGATCTTGATAAAGAGCTTTCTCGTCCGACAGACTTGCGTGTTTTCGCTATCGCACAAGCAATGGAAGAAGGTTATACCATCGAACGTATTCATGACCTGACAAAGATTGACCCATGGTTCCTTGGCAAACTGAAAAATATCGTAGACTACAAAGCGAAACTGTCTACCTATAATAAGGTAGAAGATATACCTGCCGATGTAATGCGTGAAGCTAAAGTGTTAGGTTTCTCCGACTTCCAGATCGCCCGTTTCGTACTGAATCCAACCGGAAACATGGAGAAAGAAAACCTGGCAGTGCGTGCTCATCGTAAATCTATGGGTATCCTCCCGGCTGTAAAACGTATTAATACAGTTGCTTCCGAACATCCGGAACTGACTAACTATCTGTATATGACTTATGCAGTGGAAGGTTATGATGTAAACTATTATAAGAATGAAAAATCAGTAGTCGTACTGGGTTCGGGTGCTTACCGTATCGGTAGCTCTGTAGAATTTGACTGGTGTTCGGTAAATGCCGTTCAGACAGCCCGCAAATTGGGTTACAAATCTATCATGATTAACTACAACCCTGAAACGGTTTCTACTGACTATGATATGTGCGACCGTCTGTACTTCGACGAGCTTTCGTTCGAACGTGTACTCGACGTAATCGATCTGGAACAACCTCGCGGTGTGATTGTCTCTGTAGGTGGACAGATTCCGAACAACCTGGCTATGAAACTTTACCGCCAGTCGGTTCCTGTATTGGGTACTTCTCCGATCTCTATCGACCGTGCTGAAAACCGTAACAAGTTCTCTGCTATGCTTGACCAACTGGGTATCGACCAGCCGGCATGGATGGAACTTACCAGTCTCGAAGAGGTGAAAGGATTCGTAGAAAAAGTAGGCTATCCGGTATTGGTTCGTCCTTCTTACGTTCTTTCAGGAGCTGCTATGAATGTTTGCTACGATGACGAAGAATTGGAAAACTTCCTGAAGATGGCTGCCGAAGTTTCTAAAGAATACCCGGTAGTTGTTTCTCAATTCCTTGAAAATACAAAAGAAATTGAATTTGATGCTGTTGCCCAGAATGGTGAAGTGGTGGAATACGCAATTTCTGAACATGTGGAATTTGCCGGTGTTCACTCCGGTGACGCTACACTGGTATTCCCGGCACAGAAGATTTACTTTGCAACGGCACGCCGTATCAAGAAAATCAGCCGTCAGATTGCTAAAGAACTTAATATCTCCGGTCCGTTCAATATCCAGTTCCTGGCTCGTAACAACGAAGTGAAAGTAATCGAATGTAACTTGCGTGCTTCTCGTAGTTTCCCGTTTGTTTCTAAAGTACTGAAACGTAACTTCATCGAAACAGCTACCCGCATCATGTTGGATGCTCCGTACTCACGTCCGGATAAATCTGCATTTGATATCGACTGGATTGGTGTAAAAGCATCTCAGTTCTCTTTCTCTCGTCTGCACAAGGCTGACCCGGTATTGGGTGTGGATATGTCTTCTACAGGTGAAGTTGGATGTATCGGTGATGATTTCTCTGAAGCATTGCTGAATGCAATGATCGCTACCGGATTCAAGATTCCTGAAAGAGCAGTAATGTTCTCTTCCGGTGCTATGAAGTCGAAAGTGGATTTGCTGGATGCCAGCCGTATGCTGTTTGCTAAGGGATATCAGATTTATGCTACTGCCGGAACTGCTGCATTCCTGAATGCTCATGGAGTAGACGCGACTCCGGTTTACTGGCCGGATGAGAAACCAGGTGCAGAGAATAATGTTATGAAGATGATCGCTGACCATAAGTTTGACCTGATCGTAAACATTCCGAAGAATCATAGCAAACGTGAATTAACGAATGGCTATCGTATCCGTCGTGGTGCAATCGATCACAACATTCCATTGATTACAAATGCTCGTCTGGCAAGTGCCTTTATCGAAGCATTCTGTGAATTGAAATTGGGTGATATTCAGATCAAGAGCTGGCAGGAATATAAATAA
- a CDS encoding family 20 glycosylhydrolase produces the protein MTYTLIPLKVLCLLTIFCLYGSLSYASVNSKPFVVPELKQWTGKDGNFTPGTNAKIVCTSANPELLRIAQMFADDYQQMFGKTLSVTQGKATPGDFILSLSADKKLGEEGYEIKITDRITTSAPTLTGLYWSTRTLLQIAEQSQEHSFPKGIIRDYPDYSIRGFMIDCGRKFIPMSYLQDLVKIMAYYKMNTLQVHLNDNGFKQYFDNNWDKTYAAFRLESETYPGLTARDGSYSKKEFIDFQKQAATNFVEIIPEIDIPAHSLAFTHYKPEIGSKEYGMDHLDLFKPETYQFADNLFKEYLKGDDPVFVGKRVHIGTDEYSNAKKEVVEKFRAFTDHYIRLVEGFGKQAVIWGALTHAKGDTPVKSENIIMNAWYNGYADPATMIKDGYQLISIPDAMVYIVPLAGYYQDYLNEVFLYKEWTPAHIGKAVFEEKHPAILGGMFAIWNDHAGNGISVKDIHHRVFPALQTLAVKTWTGKETSLPFEVYNEKRSAISEAPGVNQLGRIGKSPALVYERSTVAPGSTSTYPEIGYNYTVSFDITGAPEKSGTELFRSPNAVFYLADPIRGMMGFARDGYLNTFPYKVNPGEKATIQIEGDHRSTTLRVNGKVVEEMNIQKCYFNAGKDSMSYIRTLFFPLEKAGNFNSRIENLKVHNYRVSK, from the coding sequence ATGACATACACACTAATCCCCCTGAAAGTGTTATGCTTATTGACAATCTTCTGTTTGTATGGCAGTTTATCCTATGCCAGCGTAAACTCTAAACCTTTTGTTGTCCCCGAACTCAAACAATGGACAGGAAAAGATGGTAATTTCACTCCGGGAACAAATGCAAAGATAGTATGCACCTCTGCAAATCCAGAATTGCTGAGAATAGCCCAAATGTTTGCCGACGATTATCAGCAAATGTTCGGAAAAACATTAAGCGTAACTCAAGGCAAAGCCACACCCGGAGACTTCATCCTATCACTGTCAGCTGACAAAAAGCTGGGAGAAGAGGGTTATGAAATCAAGATTACCGATCGGATCACGACTTCTGCCCCCACCCTGACAGGGCTTTACTGGAGCACACGTACCCTCTTGCAAATAGCAGAACAAAGCCAGGAGCACTCATTTCCTAAAGGAATAATCCGCGACTATCCCGACTACTCCATCCGGGGATTCATGATAGACTGCGGTCGTAAATTCATTCCGATGAGCTATCTTCAGGATCTGGTAAAAATAATGGCTTATTACAAGATGAATACCCTGCAAGTCCATCTGAATGATAATGGATTCAAGCAATATTTTGATAACAACTGGGACAAGACTTATGCTGCTTTCCGTCTGGAGTCCGAAACTTATCCGGGACTCACAGCCCGCGACGGTTCTTATTCTAAAAAAGAATTTATTGATTTTCAGAAACAAGCTGCAACCAACTTTGTAGAGATTATACCGGAAATTGATATTCCGGCACATTCATTAGCATTCACTCATTACAAACCGGAAATTGGGAGCAAGGAGTACGGAATGGATCATCTTGACTTATTCAAACCGGAAACCTATCAATTTGCAGACAATCTGTTCAAAGAATACCTGAAAGGTGACGACCCTGTATTCGTGGGCAAGCGTGTGCATATCGGTACCGACGAATACTCGAATGCCAAGAAAGAGGTAGTAGAAAAATTCCGGGCTTTCACCGACCATTATATCCGGCTGGTAGAAGGCTTTGGCAAACAAGCCGTGATATGGGGCGCTCTCACTCATGCTAAAGGAGACACCCCTGTCAAATCAGAAAATATCATTATGAATGCCTGGTATAACGGATATGCCGACCCAGCAACCATGATAAAAGACGGCTACCAGCTAATCAGCATTCCGGATGCAATGGTTTACATTGTTCCATTAGCCGGTTACTATCAGGATTATCTTAACGAGGTATTTTTATATAAAGAATGGACACCGGCACATATCGGGAAAGCCGTATTCGAAGAAAAGCACCCTGCTATTCTCGGTGGCATGTTTGCCATCTGGAACGACCATGCAGGTAATGGAATTTCCGTGAAAGACATTCATCACCGTGTATTCCCTGCGTTACAAACTCTAGCAGTGAAGACATGGACAGGGAAAGAAACCAGTCTGCCATTCGAAGTGTATAATGAAAAGCGTAGTGCTATCAGTGAAGCCCCCGGAGTCAATCAATTGGGAAGAATCGGCAAGAGTCCGGCATTGGTATATGAGCGTTCTACCGTTGCTCCCGGCAGCACTTCCACTTACCCGGAAATCGGCTATAATTATACAGTCAGCTTCGACATTACCGGAGCACCAGAGAAAAGCGGAACAGAATTGTTCCGTTCACCCAATGCCGTATTCTATCTAGCAGATCCAATTCGAGGGATGATGGGTTTTGCACGCGATGGTTATTTGAATACGTTCCCATATAAAGTGAATCCGGGAGAGAAAGCGACCATTCAGATTGAAGGCGATCATCGTAGTACCACACTCAGAGTAAACGGAAAGGTTGTTGAAGAAATGAACATACAGAAATGTTATTTCAATGCAGGAAAAGATTCTATGAGTTATATACGCACATTGTTTTTCCCGCTCGAGAAAGCCGGAAACTTCAATAGCCGGATAGAGAATCTGAAAGTACACAATTATCGTGTAAGCAAATAA
- the yaaA gene encoding peroxide stress protein YaaA, translating to MLVLLSCAKTMSETSKVKVPLKTVPRFQKEASGIALQMSQFSVDELERLLRVNAKIAVENYKRYQAFHAEGTPELPALLAYTGIVFKRLNAKDFSKVEFEYAQEHLRLTSFCYGLLRPLDVIRSYRLEGDVVLPELGNQTMFSYWQSRLTDVFIEDIKKAGGILCNLASDEMKSLFDWKRVEKEVHVITPEFQVWKNGKLASIVIYIKMSRGEMTRFILKNRIENPEDLKSFSWEGFEFNESLSNEKKFVFTNGKEI from the coding sequence ATGTTAGTACTTCTATCTTGTGCCAAGACTATGAGTGAAACTTCAAAGGTGAAAGTTCCTTTGAAAACGGTTCCACGATTTCAAAAAGAAGCTTCCGGGATTGCTTTGCAGATGTCACAGTTTTCGGTGGACGAACTGGAACGCCTGTTGCGTGTGAATGCTAAAATAGCTGTGGAAAATTACAAGCGTTATCAGGCTTTTCATGCGGAGGGTACACCGGAACTGCCTGCTTTATTGGCTTATACCGGAATTGTGTTCAAACGGTTGAATGCAAAAGATTTCTCGAAAGTAGAATTTGAATATGCGCAGGAACACTTGCGGCTGACTTCTTTTTGTTATGGACTGTTGAGGCCTTTGGACGTTATTCGTTCCTATCGGTTGGAAGGAGATGTAGTGCTGCCTGAACTGGGTAATCAGACGATGTTTTCTTATTGGCAGTCCCGTTTGACGGATGTGTTCATTGAAGACATCAAGAAAGCCGGCGGCATACTTTGCAATTTGGCCAGTGACGAGATGAAAAGCTTGTTTGATTGGAAGCGGGTGGAAAAAGAGGTGCATGTCATCACTCCCGAATTTCAAGTATGGAAGAATGGAAAATTGGCTTCGATAGTGATATATATCAAAATGTCCCGTGGTGAAATGACACGGTTCATTCTGAAGAATCGAATTGAAAATCCGGAGGATCTGAAAAGCTTCTCTTGGGAAGGGTTTGAATTTAACGAATCTCTTTCGAACGAAAAGAAGTTTGTATTTACTAACGGCAAAGAAATATAA